From Natator depressus isolate rNatDep1 chromosome 7, rNatDep2.hap1, whole genome shotgun sequence, the proteins below share one genomic window:
- the LOC141991630 gene encoding uncharacterized protein LOC141991630, which translates to MKDRGHNRDPKQCRLKLKELRQAYRKTREVNGRSGSEPQTCRFYDELHAILGGSATTTPAVLFDSFNGDGGNTEAGFGDKEDDDDDDEVVDSSQQASGETGFPDSQELFLTLDLEPVPPEPTQGCLLDPAGGEGTSAACVSMITGSSPSQRLVKIRKKKKRTRDEMFSELMLSSHTDRAQTNAWRQIMSECRKAQNDREERWRAEERAEAERWRQRDEEAGFNAEAAGGSNQYAPVYG; encoded by the exons atgaaggacagaggccataacagggacccgaagcagtgccgcctgaaactgaaggagctgaggcaagcctaccggaaaaccagagaggtgaacggccgctccgggtcagagccccaaacatgccgcttctatgatgagctgcatgccattttagggggttcagccaccactaccccagccgtgttgtttgactccttcaatggagatggaggcaatacggaagcaggttttggggacaaagaagatgatgatgatgatgatgaggttgtagatagctcacagcaagcaagcggagaaaccggttttcccgacagccaggaactgtttctcaccctggacctggagccagtaccccccgaacccacccaaggctgcctcctggacccagcaggcggagaagggacctccg ctgcatgtgtttcaatgatcacaggatcttctccttcccagaggctagtgaagattagaaagaaaaaaaaacgcactcgagatgaaatgttctccgagctcatgctgtcctcccacactgacagagcacagacgaatgcgtggaggcaaataatgtcagagtgcaggaaagcacaaaatgaccgggaggagaggtggcgggctgaagagagggctgaagctgaaaggtggcggcagcgtgatgaggaggcaggattcaatgctgaggctgctggaggatcaaaccagtatgctccagtgtatggttga